The Triticum aestivum cultivar Chinese Spring chromosome 5A, IWGSC CS RefSeq v2.1, whole genome shotgun sequence genomic sequence GAAGTATTTAGCACTGAGAACTTGAGCACATAAGGAGTTTGGAGCCTGGATAATGCGCCAGCTTTGTTTTGCGAGCATAGCTAAGTTGAACGAGTGAAGATCTCGGAATCCTAAGGCCCCTTCCCTTTTCAGCAATGTCATTCTTTCCTAGCCAATGCAATGCATCTGATTCTTTTCACTTAGTCAATTTCACCATTAGTTGCAGATTAGTTGGCTTATCTCATCACAGAGAGACTTTGTCAGATCAAAACACGTCATAGCATATGTGGGGATTGCTTGAGCAACTGCCTTAATGTAAACTTCTTTGTCGGCAGTAGAGAAATATCTATCCAGACTACCTTGTAGGCGGGTGATGATATTATCCTTGATGTATGAAAAATACGCCTTCTTGGACTTCCCAACATACATTGGTAAAACAAGATATTTGCCTCCACTTGCTTCAGCCCCCCACTGGAGTTCTTGCAAGATCAGGTTCTTATACACTTGGCTAGCGTTAGCACTGAAAAATACCGAGGATTTTTCCCTATTGATCATCTGGCCGAAACTTTCCTCGTAAGCTTGTAGGATTTGATTTATCACTTCAACATTCTAGATACTAGCCTCCATAACTAACAAGGAGTCGTCAGCGAAGAGTAAATGATTTAGTCTTGGGACAGAAGGCTCAAGCTTCAGTCCCGTAATTTTCTCCAATTCCTCCGCTCTATTCATCATGTCAGAGAAACCCTCCGCACGCAAGAGAAATAAGTACGGCGAGATTGGGTCCCCCTGTCTTAGGCCCCTCCCCGGTACCACCACATCATAGATGTCACCATTTATCCGAAATTGGCGCGATACCATGGTTGCAAACTTCATCACCAGTtgcacaaattcctcagtgaagccCATCCGCCTCATCACCCCTTGCAAAAACGGCCACTCCACCCGGTCGTACGCCTTACTCATCTCTAGTTTTAGTGCCATGTacgcctccttccctctcctctttcttctcatGAAATGCGTCATCTCATAAGCCAAAATGGTGTTATCTGATATAAGCCTTCTAGGGACAAATGCACTCTGGTTGGGGATATAAGATCATCCAGAATTATCTTGAGGCGGTTTGCAATGACTTTGGACACACGTTTGTACACAACATTGCAGAGGCTAATAGAGCGTAGATCTTTGACCCCATCAGGGTTCTGAACCTTTGGGATGAGCACAACAACAATTTCATTCCATCCCTTATATTGCCACCTCGCAACACATGTAACACTTCTTGCACCACAGCATCTCCAACCGTACTCCAAAAACTCTTGTAAAAAATAGCTCCCATCCCATCCGCACCCTGGGGCCTTGAGGTCACCCATTTCATCAATAGCCTTCTTGATCTATTGTGCAGTGTATTCTTTGAGCATCAGTTCATTCATTTGCGCAGTAACTCTCGGATGTACAACTtggaggatgatacgtctccaacgtatctataatttatgaagtattcatgttattatattatcaaccttggatgttttatatgcatttatatgctattttatatggtttttgggcctaacctattaacctagagcctagtgccagtttttgttttttccttgtttttgagttttatagaaaggaatatcaaacggagtccaattgacgtgccaatttttgatgattttttatggaccagaagaagaccccggagtaaaagagttgggccacaaGAGTCCtggggcatccacgagggtggggggcacgcccatccccccacccccaccccaggcgcgtgggcctgcctcgtggacgaatcgggcaccttcttgacgtgagaccgacaccaaaaattcctataaatacagaaacctccagaaattaacctagatcgggagttccgctgccagaatcctctgtagccaccgaaaaccaatctaggccctctccggcaccctgccggatggggccatcatcaccggagggcatggaggaggatcccggaggggccatcatatgaaggccaaggaccagagggggaacctctccccatccagggggagcccatggaggaggaagcacaaggggaagaactctcctcctctctcttggtggcaccggagtgccatcgagaggggaatcatcgctgcggtgatggccttcatcaacatcaccatcatcatcatcaccatcctcatctcttttacgcggtccactctcccgcaccctgttgtaatccctacttgaacatggtgctttatgccacatattatgatccaatgatgtgttgccatcctatgatgttttgactagatatcctttgtctttgggttgattcatGATcttgattggtatgagttgtatgttttactttggtgttgtcctatggtgccctccgtgtcgcgcaagcgtgagggattcccgctgtagggtgttgcaatacgtttatgattcgcttatagtgggttgcgtgagtgactgaaacacaaaccccgagtaagggggttgttgcgtatgggataaagaggacttgatgctttatgctatggttgggttttaccttaatgatctttagtagttgcggatgcttgctagagttccaatcataattgcatatgatccaagaagagaaagtatgttagcttatgcctctccctcgtatgaaattgcaatgacgactatcggtcttgttaacaaatgcctaggacaattccgcacaccgatccaccattattacacactcgctatttataatatttagtaatatattctaactttatgataacatcacctacttttatattttagctctccgatatcatacaaatttatcctcttcatacccacaacgtagttttatttctcgttgctagttggaagcaaacgttcggtgtacatagagtcgcatcagtggcagatagggcttgagagaatattgatcttacttttagctccttgtgggttcgacactccatacttatcatttccaccttcggaaattgctacgatgattccctacacttgaggattatcaagctcttttctggcgccgttgccggggagcaatagcgtggggttcaTATTCTcacgtgtgcttgtttgctttcttcactaagtagattttgtttttccttctttgtttctgtttagttgtgggagaaacatacaaaaaaaatttaaagaatgaaaatacaaaaaaatacttgcctctcatacctatttttttcaaaaaagagaagtgattggaaagttatgcattgaagaagtgagggtcgaccttgagcacttgtgttcatgctcatggaaacaatgtagaatttttcatggaagtttctctgtaaataattatccccttgtgtatattcattgtattataaaaataatgtgccaaaccTTGGTTCTAgcatgattagattgcttgtttaatatgtgcagaataaaaacagaaactttggctgtagcgcgtgattttacctttTTTTACTGAAAAGTCAAAagggtctgaaacttttttcacattacttctatacaaatttttcaaattgtcaaatttatttcataattattGAAGTTACAAaagtttactaaacctccagattactacagaatgtcctgttttagacagattctgttttttgtgtgttgtttgcttattttgatgcatctatggctagtatcggagggtataaaccatagagaagttggaatatagtagatatagttctaatatgaaattggaatgagtttgaaaTAGTACCTAAAGgttgtgatttgctttattatactaacggatctcacaaagtttttgttaaagttttgtgtggatgaagtgttcgaagaatgaggagttaccgatgtgagaagaataaagagaggcaagagctcaagcttggggatgcccaaggcagctccaagtaaatattctaaagatactcaagcatctaagcttggggatgccccggttggcatcccatccttcttcttcaacaattatcggtataccccCAAGTGCCTACTCGGTATATGACTTATTAAACCATGCACACTCTTAATCCATGCAGGCTTGGACCCACGGATACGGAAGTAAAGCAGCGAAATCTTTCGGTTCTTAATAGAAAAAGAAGTGCCAAGCCAACTGAAAATACTTGTCCTAAAGAGGTATTCACATGCTTTTGTCTATCATAATTAATAAAACACTAGAGATTGATAATGTCCATTTGTACATTTCTCCCATGATTTGTTTTCCCATCTGTTTGTCTTCTGTTATTGACGGGCGATGTAGTGTGTACAATCTTTGGTTACTGTTGCTTAAATCTTAGTTAATTATATGCTTAAACTAAGTTCTTTTTCATGCACCACTCTTTCGGTTGTGAAATCATGATTCATAAATTTGTAGTGCATCTTGGAAAGGTTATGATAGTATGATACTATTGGTTGCAGCGTCGATGATGTAATGTGGATATTTACACCGACTGATAGCCCGTGGCCAAATCGTTTTGTTAATTGCAGATATTGCAATTATCTATCTTTTCTTGCAGGGATTACATGATCTACACACCAGAGACTCTGAAATACATGAGCATAATGATGAGTATGACAGAGGAAGTATAGTGACAAGCACCAATCAGTCTGAGGTAAGCATAAAGCCGAGAAGCAACACATGCATGCGATGTTGTTTCTTATAGGATCAATAGATAAGCTGCAATGAAGGATTATGAGGATAATTTGCTTGCATCATTTCTACTAAAAGTCCTCTTTGTAATTATCTTTCGGCTTATAATTATGTTTGTCATTTCCAAATTCATGTTGTGACTGCAATGAAGGTCTCTTTTATGAATGTCAAATGTCATTTCTAAACTCAATGTTGTGACTATTTCTGTTGTGCTAAGTTGAGATCAAGGACTGTTGGTCATTTCTAAATATTGGTAAGTTTGAAGAAGCCCAACATGCATGACCAAGCTTAGGTTAGGAACCCAACTAGTTGCCTTGCTCTGTGTAGACAAGATTAGAGCGCACAATCCCACATCAAGAGGTGTGCCTGGGGCGCACCCCAACCACTAGACTACAGATAAATGTAGCCAGTGGCGGAACCAAGATTGAAGCAAACCCCTGGACAATTTTTTTCCTGGCACCTATAACCAACCCAAGAATACATCATAACATTCCTAAAACATAATAAATGCAAAAACATACAAAATAAGGCTCAATTGCCAATAAATCTAGAAATTAAACTCAATGAATAACAAGCCAACAAACTAGATAAAAGTGGTGCTATGTAGGCAAGCACAGAAAGAAAGATCACCTGCCAACAACATCACATATATGGCGCAAGCAAATCAGTAGCCTTATTCGGTAGAGCGACTGCAGGTGCCACTGAAACAACATATTTGTTTTCTTATGCAGCATGTAGAGCAACCCGATATTTTGTCCATGTTTTTCACGGCGTGGAGGAAAAGGAGTTTTGATTGGGTATTGCACGTCTATTCTATATATACATTGCCGTTTCTATGTTTGGAGACGGACTTCCTTTCTGTCCACCATTATTTACTCTCCGATAATGGGCTTGAGAGGTCTCTCGAAGTTGATTTGAAAAGTGGTGCTTAGAGTTGAGAATTTGTTGTGGAATTCCAAGGTGGTGCATGTTAGAAGAGACCCTAATAGGTGGTTCATTATATCTCTAAGTTTTGCTTTTATGTTAATTGAGGGGCGATGACGACGGCGCGCCTTCGGTTCGCTTCAGTGCTGGTAGTCGTCGCTACATGATCTatggatctactccctccgttccatattactcgTCACTGATTTAGTACATTGTACAAaatcagcgacaagtaatatggaacggagggagtagatgtaatTTCTATTAATTCTGGTATTCGTTGTAATGACATGATCGAAGATAAATAGATCGGAAATTTTCTCGCCAAGAAAAATCTGATGGTTCTTTGTGTGGAGTGTTCCTTTGCATGACGGGTGATGATGTTACTTTTTTTTTTGCTGGGTGACAAGTGATGTTGCTGATGACTGTAAACAAAACATTAAAAAGAACCAGTGACATATACATACATATTGGCATGGAATCATGTTATCCAAGGCTGCCCTGGCAAGTAAAAGAGATTCCGCACCGATCACTGTAAAAACATTTAAAAGATGCATTTTTTTTCTACAGATGACTTCGTCAATCTAAAGATATTGTGCCGGCTGAGTATCTTCAAGGTGCTCATAGGGTTGAATATATGTGCATGTGTGTAAGCATCTGTTCTATTGTGTTAAAAAATGCATCTTCGATCTGATCATATATTTGTGTATATTATCATTTTGGCATCCAAAGCGCTGCTCCAGCCAGTACAAAAGATTCCGCGCTGACTTTGGAATTTTCAAGGTCAACTTCTACTGCAACACTTGTATAAGTTCAGGGCAGGAAAGGCAAAGCGTATCTCAGAGCAGTTCAGTTTGTAGCAAGCGGCAAACAGAAATGGCAAACGATTCTTCGCGCGTCCGCGTGGTTCGCAGGAGCACCGTCAAGGCCTCCGTCACGCGGCCCGGCGCCGTGCTTCCCGTCTCCAACCTCGACCTGCTGTATTACCCCATGCCGCTCTCGATGGTCTGCGCCTACCGCAGGCCCTCGACCGGTGGTGGCTTCGTCGACGTCGTCGCCGCCTTCGAGGCCAAGCTGCCGTTCCTGCTCGACCACTtcttccccctcgccggccgcatCGTGGCCAACCCGCGCTCAGGGCTCCCGGAGGTGCACTGTGACAACCAGGGCGCGGAGCTCGTCGTCGGTGAGGTCGGCCTGGCGCTGGGCAGCCTGGACTTCGGCGACCTGGACGCGTCCCTGGTGAGGGTCGGCGTCCCTGTCCAGTATGCCGCGGACGTCGCGCTGTCGGTGCAGCTCGTTTCGTTCTCCTGTGGAGGGTTCGTTGTGTCCTGGAGCACGAACCACGGCCTCGCGGACGGGTGCGCCCTGTGCATGATCGTTGACGCGTGGTCTGAGCTCGCGCGGTCCGGGACGATCGTCGCCGCCCCGAACTACGACCGCTCCATCTTCCGCCCTCGTGCCGCGCCGTCGCACGGCCCTTCGGTGGGCGATCTGTTCTTGCCGCTGGTGAGCGAGCGTCTCGTCAACGCCCTCACGGCCGGGGGCTCCTTGGTCGGCCGCACCTACTACGTCGAGGAGCGGGACCTCGCCATGCTGCGCGCGCAGGCGAGCGCCGACGGGGAGCGCGGCGCGAGCCGCGTCGAGGCGGTGTCTGCGTACCTGTGGAAGGTGTTCGCCGCCACCGTGGGCTCGTCGGACGAGAGTTGCCGCATGGGCTGGTGGGTGAACGGGCGACGGCGTGTCACAACCGCGCCGGAGGAAGCCATGCGCAACTACGTCGGCAACGTCACGACGTTCGCGGTGGCGGAGGCGAGCGTGGACGCGATCCAGCGGAGGCCGCTCCCAGAGATCGCGTCGATGGTGCGCAAGTCCATCAGGTCGACGGCCACCGACGAGCACTTCCAGGAGCTGGTGGACTGGGTGGAGGAGCACAAGGGCAAGGGCAATGGCAAGGCTGCGGTCAAGTTCGTGGAGACGGCGACCGTCGGGCTGGGCAGCCCAGCGATGGGCGTTACGTCGTTCGCGTCCTTCAGCGTCGACACGGACTTCGGATTCGGGCACGCCGCCGTAGCGATGCCTACGTGGGTAGACTGCGGGAGGCTGTGCTCCGGCTTCGTGAAGATCATGGCGCGTCCGGGgggtgacggtggtggtggtggttcctGGATCTTCGGCATGTCCGTTTGGCCGAAGCTCGCCGCAGCGCTCGACTCCGATGAGCAGCGCATCTTCAAGCCTCTCACCGCCGAGTGTCTCGGCCTCATGGCTGCAGGAAATTAGTATAGCCGGCTCTGGTCGCatgcagcatgcatgcatgcattaattAATTTAAGAATAAGAGGGCAGCGATTCACACAAATAAACCACATGTTCTGTTTTCAGATCTTGCGGTAGCAGTATTTGTGTGATGGATCCACGCAAGTTTTTTTTCTTTACTTTTCCTTTTGAGATCATGTGCTGGCTTGTTACAAGGTAATCACCTTTAGAAGAACTACTGTGCTGGCTTGTTACATTCACGATGGACATGATTACATGAACAGCACACATATGGATAAATTGAGTTTCAAGTTTGAGCTTGATCATCTTGAAAAGGTTTGCTAGTGGCGTAAAGTCATAAGCATCAGAAGTAACCGCATGATGGAGCACCACCAGGCTACCAGTTTCAACCATTGTTGTGCCGACATCTAACTCTTCTGCAAAGGTAATCACCTTTAGAAGAACTACTGTTTTAGCATGCGGTACATCGGACAGACCATACGTGGAACCAGCCACGGCAAACTGAGGTTCACCATCTTCATTTCTACAAATGAATCTCCAACCACCTCTTCCCGATTCAGCGGAGAAGGCCGCGTCACAATTAATACTTGCCATGTCCAGTGGAGGTGCTTTCCATAATCCCCGGGTGGCCGCACAGGTTGCCGGTGGCGGGTTCAGAATTGTTATCTGTTCATCAACATGATGCTGTGCTAGGTGTTGGAATTCAGCAACTCCCAAATGTCTCCCCATGATTGCATTTGTTCCTCTCAGACCACCATAACCACAACAGTGCTATGTTCATGAGTTCTTTTCCCTCCGACAACCTGAGAATAGTCTGAATGACCTCCTTTGCTGATCCAAGCTGGGAGAGGTTGATTCGGACATCCTCCACTTGCAGAGCTCGCCACCGTTGTTTTACCAATTTGCACTTAATGAACAGATGCCCGCCATCTTCAAAAAGTCGCCCACATACAGCACATCGAGTATCAAGCTCCACTCCTCACCTGCTGATGTTCATATATATGGGATGACTGTTGTACGCCAGCCTCCAAAGGAAGTGGTGCACTCTCGGTGGGCACTTGATCTTCCACAACGATTCATAAATTGCAGCGTCATGTGTCTCTGCTCCTCAATTTTGCCCTCTCTGTCTAGTGGCCTCACGGTGCAACATGTCGATATTGTTGGAATTATGTGTCCTACAACTATATTCAAATTACTAGGAATTACtaatattcggaatacctcattaTGGAATTATACATGTATTTATGCATGGAATTAATTTACATGATTATCGTGGAATTATCACTTGCTGGAACGTACTTAAGTTATATGCTTAAGAAGCTGGTCGATTGTCAGTGGAATGCAATATAATATTTATATTGGAAAGACTATCCGGGTGCACTGATGATTGGAAGGAGCTAGATCATATAGTTAGATTAGAGCCCTAATGTTGATCTACATAATTAGAGAAATTTACACTTTATTATGGCGCGTTGCTCACAAGCGCGTGCTCCAGGGACAAAACGGGTAGAATCCGTTAAACAGACAAATATGATCGTGGTTGGTAATTTGATCTGGACTCTATCCCGAAAAACTAGTTGAAAAGACTAGGAATCTTATCTGTATAAGAGGTGGACTCCTTGGAAAGACAGTATAAGAAGGTCCCTACCCCCTAGCTTCAGATATGCGAATTGTGAGCGGCACCACGGATAAGCGCACAGGAATTAGGGATAGACCGCAAACCCTAAATTTCTAacattggtatcatgagcaaggtttgaTGTATGGCCTCTAGTTCGCCGGAACCTCTACCGCCGCCGGCCGCGATCGATTCTGCTAAAGTCTGCACACTCAGATCTGCCAGCGTCCGCACTTCTGTTTGCTAGATTAATGTCGCTGGTGAATTTTACGGCAGGCCGGCTGAGGAAGATAATCGTGCTCTAATTCACGCGTGTGGCACGGAAGGAAGAAATTAGGTCGCCGTTTAATCCCTGCAACTTTTTTGGCGGATGAATCGAGGAAGGAAGTGCCATGTCCCCGTCCTTGTCAAGGTTGTGCATCAATCAACAATGTGTACGGATCAATCAACTTGGAGGCTACTTTTTGCTGTTACGGGATCCCACGTGCTCTTGTGTTGCATCTTGCAACTTGCAAGCACCAAGCCGCCGGATGTAGCTAGGGTTCGTCCGATCCAGAAAATCAAGTATGTTTTCTCGTGTGCACACGGATCGAGTAATACTAGCACGGCTTGCATGATTCTTCTGTCCTACACCGTCATCATTATTTGGCCTTCACGTCAATCCATGGGAAAATCAGTTTCCGCTGCACCATGTTCATCCGCGGCCTCACCAAATCGCCGTCCCTCTGGCGACCTCCAGAACGCCGCACTCCAGCGCCCCAGATGAGCATCCCGCTACGTCCGCCTTGACTCCTGAGCTCGAAGTTGGTCTAGTCTATATTGGGGCTATCCACAACTAGTCTACCGAAGCATCCGCTTGCTGCGGATAGGAGGAAATCAAATTCTCCAAATCGAGGAAGTTTTTACTCACACGGAGCTAAGGAAACATGCTCAAAATTGATGCCAAGTGCACATATGCTGGCCTGAACCACATGCACCTGTGCGGAAGCGCGTGCTATGAGGGAAGGGATGCTAATTACAATGTTAACTAGTATATCTATTATTAGTTTGTTGTATTTAATTATTGATTAACAGACTAACTTGTTTGGTTGCTAATTCACTGCATGTAAACCATAGCACGGAAATGACTTCTACTCCTTGGAAGAAATTTAGGAGGACTCCTGATTATAAATGCGTGGATGGACTGCAGCAAGCAAATAATTAAATAGTGAAAATTGCTATGGTGGAAATTTTATCCGGAATATTACACATAACCAGGAAAGGGATTTTAAAGAAGTATTATTATTGAGCACCACTTATCtgtggaggaagaagagagcgccGAGGACAAGGAAATTTGCTCTTCATTTGTCGGTATGCTTAATGATAATTTATTTGTGGCTATTT encodes the following:
- the LOC123108474 gene encoding coniferyl alcohol acyltransferase-like, which codes for MANDSSRVRVVRRSTVKASVTRPGAVLPVSNLDLLYYPMPLSMVCAYRRPSTGGGFVDVVAAFEAKLPFLLDHFFPLAGRIVANPRSGLPEVHCDNQGAELVVGEVGLALGSLDFGDLDASLVRVGVPVQYAADVALSVQLVSFSCGGFVVSWSTNHGLADGCALCMIVDAWSELARSGTIVAAPNYDRSIFRPRAAPSHGPSVGDLFLPLVSERLVNALTAGGSLVGRTYYVEERDLAMLRAQASADGERGASRVEAVSAYLWKVFAATVGSSDESCRMGWWVNGRRRVTTAPEEAMRNYVGNVTTFAVAEASVDAIQRRPLPEIASMVRKSIRSTATDEHFQELVDWVEEHKGKGNGKAAVKFVETATVGLGSPAMGVTSFASFSVDTDFGFGHAAVAMPTWVDCGRLCSGFVKIMARPGGDGGGGGSWIFGMSVWPKLAAALDSDEQRIFKPLTAECLGLMAAGN